In the Topomyia yanbarensis strain Yona2022 chromosome 3, ASM3024719v1, whole genome shotgun sequence genome, one interval contains:
- the LOC131694117 gene encoding uncharacterized protein LOC131694117: MLKLAVLAVMALLLMGSVNAQQRGNSTDASAPITTQEEPTIVTNETESADVSPTTEENPGIITALRRELERRWAVRLKQIEERRQSIVSNLENLTGRRQEFEVRRQEQQRNSDEERIARRMENEARRAGRTPRREQRRNNQQRQQRVDQTAESDADNEVDSGALPPTVADAIRNVVLIEEASGNVRLVDLGTEEGRELASRVTVREETADDKKEVLSKLRLKLGQL, encoded by the exons ATGCTGAAG ttggcggtactagcTGTGATGGCTCTTCTTTTAATGGGGTCCGTCAATGCTCAGCAAAGAGGTAACTCGACAGATGCCAGTGCACCGATTACCACACAAGAAGAACCCACTATTGTGACCAACGAGACGGAGAGTGCGGACGTTTCGCCGACAACCGAAGAAAATCCTGGAATAATAACTGCATTAAGGCGCGAACTCGAGAGGAGATGGGCAGTTCGTTTGAAGCAAATTGAGGAACGACGCCAGAGTATCGTAAGCAATCTGGAGAACCTGACTGGTCGAAGGCAAGAGTTTGAGGTTCGACGCCAGGAACAGCAACGTAATTCGGACGAAGAGCGGATCGCACGACGTATGGAAAACGAGGCTCGTCGGGCAGGCCGTACACCGAGAAGGGAACAAAGACGAAACAATCAACAGCGACAACAACGGGTGGATCAGACGGCAGAAAGCGATGCGGATAACGAAGTCGATAGTGGGGCACTGCCTCCTACGGTGGCTGATGCAATCCGCAACGTAGTGTTAATCGAAGAAGCAAGTGGTAATGTAAGGTTAGTTGATCTTGGCACGGAGGAAGGCCGGGAGCTAGCTTCGCGGGTAACGGTGCGAGAGGAAACCGCAGATGATAAGAAGGAGGTGCTGTCCAAGCTCCGGCTGAAATTGGGTCAACTGTAA